In the genome of Candidatus Omnitrophota bacterium, one region contains:
- a CDS encoding methyltransferase domain-containing protein, translating to MQINFNNFFIGNPHKDGRYYLYDWEHLKEKYVSIVNKEMIVVEIGCTYPQKTYDLARHCKMLLGIEIDKSRLVKPEKNIKIINADWQNLGSVLKENSVDIVVSSHVLEHVPDDLKVLNETYKVLRKGGVLLLITPSRTRLTRSIAKLVFMESKFIYPEHLREYSYEELLKLVSRSAFSEYRINKTVLGLHSGKFMCYLKKSPAILDRFTNFFEAILIK from the coding sequence ATGCAAATAAACTTCAATAATTTTTTTATCGGTAATCCACATAAAGATGGTAGATATTATCTTTATGATTGGGAGCATTTGAAAGAAAAATATGTTTCCATTGTGAATAAGGAAATGATTGTTGTTGAGATCGGATGTACATATCCTCAAAAAACTTATGATTTAGCTCGGCATTGCAAGATGCTACTAGGGATAGAGATTGATAAAAGCCGGCTGGTGAAGCCGGAAAAGAACATAAAAATAATTAATGCTGACTGGCAGAATTTAGGTAGCGTGCTTAAGGAGAACAGCGTAGATATTGTTGTAAGCTCGCATGTGCTTGAGCACGTTCCTGATGATTTAAAAGTTTTAAATGAAACATATAAGGTTTTAAGAAAAGGCGGCGTTTTATTGCTTATAACTCCCAGTCGGACGCGGTTGACGCGCAGCATTGCTAAACTTGTCTTTATGGAAAGTAAGTTTATCTATCCAGAACATTTAAGGGAATATTCGTATGAAGAGCTTCTGAAGTTAGTTTCAAGATCGGCATTCTCGGAATACCGTATTAACAAGACTGTACTCGGCTTGCATAGCGGTAAATTCATGTGCTATCTTAAGAAAAGTCCCGCAATATTAGACAGATTTACTAATTTCTTCGAAGCAATATTAATAAAATAG
- a CDS encoding class I SAM-dependent methyltransferase, translated as MSNSSDFLLDIRPQCKHERSRVLYRINDYSVVECEDCGFRKTHPIPAFNSIEEIYNKRFYFGDQSRRFRTIPEMIVRFFRFFRAFKIFIFYRPKRILDVGCGRGLMLFYLKKYFKATFVLGTQFSDPAIKYAREKLGLEVRKGDLREFFKEIPNNLDMISFWHVLEHIDDVEAYICISYELLRKGGRLLIEVPNSESFSQRLTGKSWIGWDLPNHLTHFTNQSLTKLLTEHGFTITKKRYFSSEYSIFMTMQSFLNKISGQQNLFYNFLCVGGVGRRSFSEFIAHALLAIVLLPLAFVANVILGNTRHGEVIHFIAHKP; from the coding sequence ATGAGCAATTCCAGTGATTTTCTTTTAGATATACGCCCGCAGTGTAAACATGAAAGATCGCGAGTTTTATATCGCATTAATGATTATTCTGTAGTCGAATGTGAAGATTGTGGATTTAGAAAAACACATCCTATCCCAGCATTTAATAGCATAGAGGAGATTTATAATAAGAGGTTCTATTTTGGCGATCAGTCTAGGAGATTCCGGACTATTCCAGAAATGATAGTTAGGTTTTTTAGATTCTTCAGAGCGTTCAAGATTTTTATATTCTATAGGCCAAAACGCATTCTTGATGTTGGGTGCGGGCGTGGATTAATGTTGTTTTATCTAAAGAAATATTTTAAGGCTACTTTTGTTCTTGGAACGCAGTTTTCGGATCCGGCGATTAAGTATGCAAGGGAAAAATTAGGGTTAGAAGTACGAAAGGGGGATTTGCGAGAATTTTTTAAAGAAATTCCTAATAATCTAGACATGATTTCTTTCTGGCATGTTCTTGAGCATATTGATGATGTAGAAGCGTATATTTGTATTAGCTATGAACTGTTGAGGAAAGGTGGCAGGTTATTAATTGAAGTTCCCAACAGTGAGAGTTTCTCCCAAAGGTTAACAGGTAAGTCCTGGATTGGCTGGGATTTGCCAAATCACCTGACTCATTTTACTAATCAGTCTCTGACTAAGTTGTTGACGGAACATGGTTTTACGATAACAAAAAAAAGATATTTTTCATCTGAATACAGCATTTTTATGACTATGCAAAGCTTTTTGAATAAAATCTCTGGTCAGCAGAATTTATTTTATAACTTTCTTTGTGTCGGAGGTGTCGGCCGCAGATCGTTTTCTGAATTTATCGCACATGCTTTATTGGCAATCGTGTTATTGCCTCTTGCTTTTGTTGCAAATGTTATTCTTGGCAATACCAGGCATGGTGAAGTTATTCATTTTATCGCACACAAACCATAA
- a CDS encoding glycosyltransferase family 2 protein, whose translation MPTTKNSKVVIVMPAYNAEKTLLATYNAIPPHSYDEIVLVDDASKDLTCELAQSLHVHLIKHPVNKGYGANQKTCYRKALDLGADIIIMLHPDNQYDPRLIPNIALPIKEGQADVVLASRFIRDPYDGGPLKGGMPFYKIIANRILTWFQNMCMGTYFNEFHTGYRAFSREALESVKWWLNSDDFVFDNEIIAQMVVKRLIFKEIPVVTKYFKEASSINFARSVKYGLGVLKTSIKYVLHTRNIRRYEQFQ comes from the coding sequence ATGCCAACAACTAAAAATTCTAAGGTTGTAATTGTTATGCCGGCTTACAATGCCGAAAAAACTCTGCTTGCTACTTACAATGCTATACCGCCTCATAGCTATGACGAAATTGTGCTGGTTGATGATGCATCAAAGGATTTAACCTGCGAGTTGGCCCAGAGTTTACACGTACATCTTATAAAACATCCGGTTAATAAAGGCTATGGTGCTAATCAAAAAACATGTTATCGAAAGGCATTAGATTTGGGTGCAGATATTATTATTATGCTTCATCCCGATAATCAGTATGACCCCCGGCTGATACCTAATATCGCTTTACCAATTAAAGAAGGACAGGCTGATGTTGTTTTAGCTTCTCGATTTATTCGTGATCCTTACGATGGAGGTCCGCTAAAAGGGGGGATGCCGTTTTATAAAATTATCGCAAACCGTATTTTAACTTGGTTTCAGAATATGTGCATGGGTACATACTTCAATGAATTTCATACTGGTTATAGAGCCTTTTCCCGGGAAGCTCTTGAATCTGTTAAATGGTGGCTTAACTCGGATGATTTTGTTTTTGATAATGAAATTATAGCTCAGATGGTGGTGAAAAGGCTCATTTTCAAAGAGATTCCGGTAGTTACGAAATATTTTAAAGAGGCCAGCTCGATAAATTTTGCGCGATCAGTAAAATATGGGCTTGGGGTATTAAAAACTAGCATAAAGTATGTATTGCATACAAGGAATATCCGCAGATATGAGCAATTCCAGTGA
- a CDS encoding class I SAM-dependent methyltransferase has translation MYKLTWPFLDVGCGVGDLSAYLSLKGWNGKAIDISEAAINKAKINLALCPQVLVEKRSLFSEEQYYNTIFAWDVVEHISDDQAFLKKISSLLLPGGYACFCVPSNPKEWRWDDDFYGHMRRYTTEDLNKKLINVGLTPIISWDVTYPVFWSMRRFYTFFKKPPKDIAPNKAVRTENSTLNNAWDLPLASRILNRQYLFWKILYNMQFNCCRQSIDLGHEMLVLAQKNTGGRNANN, from the coding sequence ATGTATAAACTTACGTGGCCATTTCTTGATGTTGGTTGTGGTGTAGGTGATCTGTCAGCTTATTTATCATTGAAGGGTTGGAATGGAAAGGCTATTGATATATCCGAAGCCGCCATCAATAAAGCTAAAATTAACTTGGCGTTATGTCCGCAGGTATTAGTGGAGAAGAGGAGCCTGTTTAGCGAAGAGCAGTATTACAATACAATATTTGCATGGGATGTTGTTGAGCATATTTCAGATGACCAAGCTTTCTTAAAAAAAATTTCATCACTTTTGTTGCCTGGAGGATATGCCTGTTTTTGTGTGCCAAGTAACCCTAAAGAATGGAGATGGGACGATGACTTCTACGGCCACATGCGCAGATATACTACAGAAGATTTGAATAAGAAATTAATAAATGTAGGGTTGACGCCGATTATTTCTTGGGATGTCACATATCCTGTTTTTTGGAGTATGCGCAGGTTCTATACTTTTTTTAAGAAACCGCCTAAGGATATTGCCCCAAATAAAGCTGTTCGAACAGAAAATAGCACTTTAAACAATGCTTGGGATCTTCCTCTGGCTTCTAGGATCCTAAACCGGCAATATTTGTTTTGGAAAATATTGTATAATATGCAATTTAATTGTTGTAGACAATCAATTGATCTGGGGCATGAAATGTTGGTCCTTGCGCAGAAAAACACAGGAGGCAGGAATGCCAACAACTAA
- a CDS encoding glycosyltransferase family 39 protein, producing MKLLALMRKYDSNFWFIFLVYSALRLFLPFQAYWIWGDEAKYLACARSFPFNRMFNHSFYDYHPVFYPYMIRFFNIFFNDHIAAIAVSFFSSVILFFVIYHLFMLFGLKKSSVYMALVYLAFNNILMFYSKLIFRYELFVCLFFLSFYMYVKGLTTAKYRFLLLSAIFGGLTFMTSDIMPFTLLPVLLGAFFIFRFNPRDKLSVQINKLVPIFLIVAIYCSCVILPKYIIYTTHTYYAGGLEGRIERVCEFGLKQLLNPIYFPNSNAVWGDMVFRVNFNFSHIAEKLFQLVELHKYRGIFFRWTLLILMVIPVFLLLSRFLFPFGNPLRVRLKILKEHRVDVYLFIIVLGIVYPVIYEGTNPRYSIAAIPFMAYFLVRGIEIIFSLKQLKLVANRRLLKYIALITIFALAAFTLKRSHNFIFTLGRVEACDKAGEFLNKLPKDGVLAEGLLSDALVYNCNKRVVTLPRSSVSGAAIEQTDLSIKIFDLHYILLSEFWKIESLAYPAIHYIRGNPDKFRLIGTVYENYDKGVSSNAIRRSDFFYIYEVQESFFSGK from the coding sequence ATGAAATTATTAGCTTTGATGCGAAAGTACGATAGCAATTTTTGGTTTATTTTCCTTGTCTATTCCGCTTTACGCCTTTTCTTGCCGTTCCAGGCCTATTGGATTTGGGGGGATGAGGCTAAATATCTGGCTTGCGCCAGAAGTTTTCCTTTTAATAGAATGTTTAATCATTCTTTCTACGACTATCATCCCGTATTCTATCCTTATATGATCAGGTTTTTTAATATTTTCTTTAATGATCACATTGCGGCAATTGCTGTATCATTTTTCTCAAGCGTAATCTTGTTCTTTGTGATCTACCATCTTTTTATGTTGTTTGGCTTAAAAAAATCATCAGTGTATATGGCCTTGGTCTACTTGGCTTTTAATAATATTCTCATGTTTTATTCTAAGTTGATTTTTAGATATGAGCTATTTGTGTGTCTGTTTTTCTTAAGTTTTTACATGTATGTTAAAGGTTTAACTACTGCCAAATATCGGTTTCTTCTTTTATCGGCGATTTTTGGGGGATTGACCTTTATGACTTCGGATATAATGCCGTTTACATTGTTGCCTGTTTTGCTGGGAGCTTTTTTTATCTTCAGGTTTAATCCCCGCGATAAATTATCAGTGCAGATCAATAAACTTGTTCCCATATTCCTAATTGTTGCAATTTATTGCTCTTGTGTCATTTTGCCAAAGTACATTATCTATACGACCCATACCTATTACGCTGGAGGGTTGGAGGGAAGAATAGAGAGGGTATGTGAGTTTGGGTTAAAACAACTTTTAAATCCAATATATTTCCCAAATAGTAATGCGGTATGGGGCGATATGGTGTTTCGGGTTAACTTTAATTTTTCACACATTGCAGAAAAGTTGTTTCAGCTAGTAGAGTTGCATAAGTATCGCGGGATATTCTTTAGATGGACATTGTTGATCCTGATGGTCATACCGGTTTTTTTATTGCTTTCAAGATTCTTGTTCCCCTTCGGTAACCCTTTAAGGGTTAGGTTGAAGATTCTAAAAGAGCATAGGGTAGATGTATATCTATTTATTATTGTTCTTGGAATTGTTTACCCCGTTATTTATGAAGGAACTAATCCTAGGTACTCCATCGCTGCGATTCCTTTTATGGCATATTTTCTTGTTAGGGGTATTGAAATTATATTTTCATTAAAGCAGCTGAAGTTAGTAGCCAATCGCAGGCTTTTAAAATATATTGCGCTAATTACAATTTTCGCTTTAGCTGCTTTCACATTAAAGCGAAGTCATAATTTTATCTTTACTTTAGGCAGGGTAGAGGCATGCGACAAGGCAGGAGAATTTTTAAATAAACTTCCTAAGGATGGAGTATTGGCAGAAGGCCTTTTATCAGACGCCCTGGTTTATAATTGCAATAAGCGAGTTGTTACTTTGCCCCGTTCGTCAGTATCCGGAGCTGCTATCGAACAAACGGATCTTTCAATTAAGATTTTCGATTTACACTATATATTGCTTAGTGAATTTTGGAAGATAGAATCACTTGCTTATCCGGCTATTCATTATATAAGAGGTAATCCGGATAAATTCAGGTTAATAGGCACTGTATATGAAAATTATGATAAAGGCGTTTCTTCAAATGCAATTAGGCGTTCAGATTTTTTTTATATTTATGAAGTTCAGGAAAGTTTCTTTAGCGGCAAATAA
- a CDS encoding glycosyltransferase family 2 protein yields MQDSPLVSIIIVNYNGRKYLENCFNSLRKMNYKNFEVILVDNGSEDDSVDFVKNRYHEVIVLPIGDNLGLACASNRGAQASKGSYLFFLNNDTIVDQNIINALVEKAESDPKIGVCACDVFTYDGKDKIGMGLSCDRFGYPCGNLGPLFYPDAAIFIRRSVFDEISGFDDKLFLYGEDRDLCWRVLLQGYRIEPVKEAFFRHDSACTMIGMVKYKSNIWKRYLGERNLIRSMLKNYSTSWLFFMLFQYFILSMAELGLLLARGEFKVVRQAYIKAYAWNIKNFPNTWDEHKRIQRIRKVSDWFMRKQMARQIGKVQVLKWMGIPEFEAKVYKV; encoded by the coding sequence ATGCAAGACTCGCCTTTAGTAAGTATTATAATTGTTAATTATAACGGCAGGAAGTATCTGGAGAATTGTTTTAATTCCTTGCGCAAGATGAATTATAAGAATTTTGAGGTAATTCTTGTTGATAACGGATCTGAGGATGATAGTGTGGATTTTGTAAAAAACCGTTATCATGAAGTTATTGTTTTGCCCATAGGAGATAACCTTGGATTAGCATGCGCAAGCAATAGAGGCGCACAGGCTTCTAAGGGCAGTTACCTTTTCTTTCTAAATAACGACACGATTGTAGATCAGAACATAATTAATGCATTAGTAGAAAAAGCCGAATCCGATCCTAAAATTGGAGTTTGTGCATGCGATGTTTTTACCTATGATGGCAAGGATAAAATTGGCATGGGTCTTTCTTGTGATAGATTTGGGTATCCATGCGGTAATTTAGGGCCACTTTTTTATCCTGATGCAGCGATCTTCATTCGAAGGAGTGTTTTTGATGAAATCTCAGGTTTTGATGATAAACTTTTTCTTTACGGAGAAGACCGAGATCTGTGTTGGAGGGTATTACTACAAGGATATCGTATTGAGCCGGTAAAAGAAGCTTTTTTTCGCCATGATTCTGCTTGCACAATGATAGGAATGGTTAAATATAAGAGTAATATTTGGAAGAGGTATCTGGGTGAACGCAATTTAATAAGATCTATGTTAAAGAATTATTCTACGAGTTGGCTTTTTTTTATGTTATTTCAATATTTTATATTAAGCATGGCAGAATTAGGCTTATTGTTGGCTAGAGGTGAGTTTAAAGTAGTCAGGCAGGCTTATATCAAGGCTTATGCATGGAATATAAAGAATTTTCCAAATACTTGGGATGAACATAAAAGAATTCAAAGGATTCGTAAGGTTTCTGATTGGTTTATGCGCAAACAAATGGCTCGGCAGATTGGTAAGGTTCAAGTTTTGAAATGGATGGGGATTCCGGAATTTGAAGCTAAAGTCTATAAGGTTTGA
- a CDS encoding glycosyltransferase: protein MNNRKNIKISVSIPVYNSSKYLELCLKTIFDQDYPPDLIEVLVVDGGSCDNTLDIARKYKTIILNNSKRLGEYGMRIAIENATGDLVVIFAADNGLVGKNWLKDVAEGFSKYPDLSCVWGKMVAAKQDPMIMRYYELIQSEPLAQFLNRNLDAYLKKASVEIINARNYKIFDVDPCRPLCWGANGIVYRLKDVKHLFLGEKYIGDNEVFQRMVESGKNKVAYSYDLNIYHHTVDSIWHWVKKWKRNYTQIFLETRHERRIDWFYCGNFRLKMFFWLIYSLVPVFSFVHSLYLMIRDRNIYWLFHPLMCFLQTVTYLFWTFALPKGRRSLFEHIFKTNIYEVTNV from the coding sequence ATGAATAATCGCAAGAATATTAAAATATCTGTTTCCATACCCGTATACAATTCTTCTAAATATCTAGAATTATGTCTAAAAACAATATTTGATCAAGATTATCCTCCTGATCTTATAGAAGTTTTAGTGGTTGATGGTGGCTCGTGTGATAACACTTTGGATATAGCGCGTAAATATAAAACAATAATTCTCAATAATTCTAAACGCCTTGGTGAATATGGAATGCGGATTGCTATAGAAAATGCAACTGGAGATTTAGTAGTTATATTTGCCGCTGATAATGGTCTGGTTGGAAAGAATTGGTTAAAAGACGTTGCCGAGGGTTTTTCTAAATATCCGGATCTGTCATGTGTATGGGGGAAGATGGTAGCTGCTAAACAAGACCCTATGATTATGAGATATTATGAGCTGATCCAAAGCGAGCCTTTGGCACAGTTTTTAAACCGCAATTTAGACGCTTATCTAAAGAAGGCTTCTGTTGAGATAATAAACGCCCGAAACTATAAGATTTTTGATGTCGATCCCTGCAGGCCTCTTTGTTGGGGTGCCAATGGCATTGTTTACCGCTTAAAAGACGTAAAACATCTTTTTTTAGGCGAAAAATATATAGGAGATAATGAGGTTTTTCAGCGTATGGTGGAAAGCGGTAAGAATAAGGTCGCCTATTCTTATGATTTAAATATTTATCATCACACTGTAGATTCAATTTGGCATTGGGTTAAGAAGTGGAAGCGTAATTATACTCAGATTTTTCTTGAAACTCGCCACGAAAGAAGAATTGATTGGTTTTATTGCGGTAATTTCCGGCTAAAGATGTTTTTCTGGCTTATTTATAGTTTAGTTCCTGTATTTTCTTTTGTTCATTCGCTTTATCTTATGATTCGAGATAGAAATATTTACTGGTTGTTCCATCCCTTAATGTGTTTTTTGCAGACTGTTACGTATCTATTTTGGACATTTGCTTTGCCTAAAGGCAGAAGGTCTTTATTTGAACACATATTTAAAACTAATATTTATGAGGTGACCAATGTCTAA
- a CDS encoding ATP-grasp domain-containing protein yields the protein MINVLITGAGTITANNVIKALREDRNIKIVSTDINQRRFVSGAYFSDEFYQVPFGVDKRFIPKLLGIVKKEKIDVVIPIIDEEFIPIVGNIIKFENQGAKVLISNLNTIEICTDKYRTFLFFKQNHILTAPTFLPSQISLIKNSDFPVIVKPRSGRASIGIVKAYDKQGLASILNHNNNVVIQKFIKGEEFTIDVLADLNYAVKTAIPRRRVEVKSGVSYKGVTVNDQCLIKQAVSITEKLRIFGPANLQAIKTKDKYYFIEVNPRFSGGLALSVAAGVNIPLLAVDAVLGKKIVSSFKFKAGLNMIRYVNEKFFPDR from the coding sequence ATGATAAACGTTTTAATTACTGGCGCAGGAACAATTACGGCAAATAATGTAATTAAGGCTTTACGGGAAGACCGGAATATTAAAATTGTATCAACCGATATAAATCAAAGAAGATTTGTTAGTGGTGCATATTTTAGCGATGAATTCTATCAGGTTCCGTTTGGTGTTGATAAGAGGTTTATCCCCAAATTGCTTGGCATAGTAAAGAAAGAAAAAATAGATGTTGTCATTCCAATTATTGATGAGGAGTTTATTCCGATTGTTGGGAATATCATAAAGTTTGAGAATCAGGGAGCGAAAGTACTTATTTCAAATTTAAATACCATTGAGATTTGCACAGATAAATATAGGACGTTCTTATTCTTTAAACAGAATCATATTCTTACCGCACCAACATTTCTCCCTAGTCAGATATCTTTAATCAAAAATTCTGATTTTCCGGTTATTGTTAAACCAAGAAGTGGACGAGCAAGCATTGGAATAGTGAAGGCATATGATAAACAGGGTTTAGCTTCTATATTAAACCATAATAATAATGTTGTAATACAGAAGTTCATTAAAGGTGAGGAATTTACTATTGATGTCTTGGCGGATTTGAATTATGCAGTAAAGACGGCAATCCCGCGGAGGCGTGTTGAAGTAAAATCCGGAGTTTCGTATAAAGGAGTCACTGTAAACGATCAGTGCTTAATCAAACAAGCCGTATCTATTACAGAAAAGTTAAGAATTTTTGGGCCAGCTAACCTTCAGGCTATTAAAACTAAAGACAAATACTATTTTATTGAAGTAAATCCTAGATTTTCTGGTGGGCTTGCTTTAAGTGTTGCTGCAGGGGTAAATATTCCATTGTTAGCAGTTGATGCAGTGTTAGGGAAAAAGATTGTTTCGTCGTTTAAGTTTAAAGCAGGGCTTAATATGATTCGCTATGTTAATGAGAAATTCTTCCCAGATAGATAA
- a CDS encoding GDP-mannose 4,6-dehydratase — protein MLEYRNKNILITGGLGFIGSNLAIALIKAKAKVTIIDNKQPKLGANIFNIYPVKNKIKIVIADIRSSSAMNNLAKGKDYIFHLAGQVSHVDSIKNPIKDLRINAEGTLVVLEACRKYNRGARIIFSGTRGQYGSSVRLPVDEDHPMNPKGVYAITNLCAEKLVMVYDEIHKIKSIALRITNTYGPRHQMMHDEYGVLNWFIRKAIDDQEVPVFGNGLILRDFLYVEDLVEALLECGLCDRAYGNIFNVGSGRPTNFVELAKIIIRITGNGKFKFTVFSKERKQIEPGDYYADISKIKNVVGWKPRVELEQGIKDTVDYYRKYKIHYWRK, from the coding sequence ATGCTAGAATATCGCAATAAAAATATTTTAATTACCGGGGGGCTTGGTTTTATCGGGAGTAATTTGGCTATTGCTTTGATTAAGGCCAAAGCCAAAGTTACTATCATTGATAATAAACAGCCAAAACTTGGGGCAAACATTTTTAATATTTATCCGGTTAAGAATAAAATCAAGATAGTTATTGCCGATATTCGTTCCTCCAGCGCTATGAATAATTTGGCCAAAGGAAAAGATTATATATTTCATTTAGCCGGACAGGTTAGTCATGTGGATAGTATAAAAAATCCCATAAAGGATTTACGCATTAATGCCGAAGGCACCCTAGTGGTTCTTGAAGCCTGCCGTAAATATAACCGTGGCGCAAGAATTATTTTTTCGGGAACCCGCGGGCAATACGGTTCAAGCGTAAGATTACCTGTTGATGAGGACCATCCCATGAATCCCAAAGGCGTGTATGCCATAACTAATCTCTGCGCGGAGAAACTAGTGATGGTTTATGATGAAATCCATAAGATAAAGTCTATTGCTTTACGTATTACTAATACCTATGGGCCTCGTCATCAAATGATGCATGACGAGTATGGGGTATTGAATTGGTTTATCCGCAAGGCGATTGATGACCAGGAGGTTCCTGTTTTCGGCAATGGCCTGATTTTGCGTGATTTTCTTTATGTTGAAGATCTAGTGGAGGCATTATTGGAATGCGGGTTATGCGATAGGGCCTATGGCAATATTTTTAATGTGGGTAGTGGCAGGCCGACAAATTTTGTGGAGCTTGCCAAGATTATTATTAGGATCACCGGAAACGGAAAATTCAAGTTTACGGTTTTCAGCAAGGAGAGAAAACAGATCGAGCCAGGCGATTATTATGCGGATATTTCAAAGATTAAAAATGTTGTTGGCTGGAAACCGCGTGTAGAACTTGAACAGGGCATAAAAGACACAGTAGACTACTATCGGAAATATAAAATACACTATTGGAGAAAATGA
- the rfbB gene encoding dTDP-glucose 4,6-dehydratase, producing the protein MHKLLVTGGAGFIGSEFVRQAVKRSYKVIVVDKLTYAGDLERLNEVKGKFKFYKVDICNKNKIGQVIKREKPQVIINFAAETHVDRSIVSSDPFIQTNIKGTKTLLDLAREYKIERFIHISTDEVYGDIEKGKFREDFPLKPNSPYAASKAAADLLIKAYVRTYNLPAIIVRPSNNYGPWQYPEKLIPLVSLRALNNQKVPVYARGQNIREWLYVSDCAKAIMLILENGKLGEVYNLGSAQEKKNIDVVKSILRILNKPESLIEFVADRPGHDFRYSLDFAKIRKQTGWCAQIGFQDGISKTVNWILDNPKWMKKHIGKKLSIKFK; encoded by the coding sequence ATGCATAAGTTGTTAGTTACCGGTGGCGCGGGGTTTATTGGAAGTGAATTTGTGCGCCAGGCTGTAAAAAGATCCTATAAAGTCATTGTTGTGGATAAACTGACCTATGCCGGAGATTTGGAAAGATTAAATGAGGTAAAAGGTAAATTTAAATTCTATAAAGTTGATATTTGTAATAAGAATAAAATAGGCCAGGTAATCAAAAGAGAAAAACCGCAGGTTATTATCAACTTTGCGGCTGAAACGCACGTAGATAGAAGTATTGTTTCAAGCGATCCGTTTATCCAAACTAACATAAAAGGGACAAAAACACTTTTAGATTTAGCGCGTGAATATAAAATAGAAAGATTTATTCATATATCAACAGATGAAGTGTATGGGGATATAGAAAAAGGTAAATTCCGTGAAGATTTTCCGCTTAAACCCAACAGTCCTTATGCCGCTTCAAAAGCCGCAGCGGATTTGTTGATCAAGGCTTATGTCAGGACGTATAATCTGCCGGCGATTATAGTGCGGCCGTCTAATAATTACGGCCCCTGGCAGTATCCGGAAAAACTTATTCCTTTGGTAAGTTTAAGGGCGCTGAATAACCAAAAGGTTCCGGTATATGCTCGCGGGCAAAATATCAGGGAATGGCTTTATGTTTCTGACTGCGCCAAAGCGATAATGCTTATTCTTGAAAATGGCAAGCTTGGAGAAGTCTATAACTTAGGAAGCGCGCAAGAGAAAAAGAATATTGATGTGGTTAAAAGCATTTTGCGCATACTTAATAAGCCTGAATCTTTAATAGAATTCGTCGCAGATCGTCCCGGCCATGACTTTAGATACAGCCTTGATTTTGCTAAAATTCGTAAACAAACAGGCTGGTGTGCGCAAATAGGGTTTCAGGACGGGATATCCAAAACCGTTAATTGGATATTAGATAATCCGAAATGGATGAAGAAACATATTGGCAAGAAGCTGTCCATCAAGTTTAAATAA
- a CDS encoding sugar nucleotide-binding protein, with protein sequence MKKNKILILGNGFIGKRLQESFKCALSKARINSFYDAEREINKYKPSIIINCIGSTGRRNVDDCELDKDATLFANTFVPIMLAEACLRNGIKLVHVSSGCIYHFDYNKGRPIRENNIPDFFGLFYSRSKIYTERALNVLADKCAVLIVRIRIPLDNRLHPRNILSKLITYKEIIDIPNSITYIPDFIAALRHLIRINASGIYNVVNKGGLRYPRLLNIYKGHKPDFKYKIINYRKLKLVRTNLILSTAKLEKTGFKTRHINEVLKECVEQCISC encoded by the coding sequence ATGAAGAAAAATAAAATTCTTATTCTCGGAAATGGTTTTATCGGCAAACGCCTGCAAGAATCTTTTAAGTGTGCGCTTTCTAAAGCAAGAATCAACAGCTTTTATGACGCAGAGCGCGAAATAAATAAATACAAGCCGTCGATTATTATCAATTGTATCGGTAGTACAGGAAGGCGGAATGTGGATGACTGCGAATTAGATAAAGATGCCACGTTGTTCGCCAATACTTTTGTGCCGATAATGTTAGCTGAGGCATGCTTGAGAAACGGCATTAAGTTAGTTCATGTTAGCAGTGGCTGTATATATCACTTTGATTATAATAAAGGCCGCCCTATAAGGGAAAATAATATCCCTGATTTCTTTGGGCTTTTTTATAGTCGTAGTAAAATCTACACGGAAAGAGCATTGAATGTCTTGGCTGATAAATGCGCAGTTTTAATTGTAAGGATTAGAATCCCATTGGATAATAGGTTGCATCCAAGGAATATACTTTCAAAATTAATTACTTACAAGGAAATTATTGATATTCCAAATTCTATTACCTATATTCCTGATTTTATCGCGGCATTAAGGCATTTAATTAGGATTAATGCTTCCGGTATTTATAACGTCGTAAACAAAGGCGGCTTAAGATATCCACGGCTTTTAAATATCTATAAAGGGCATAAACCGGATTTTAAGTATAAAATTATTAATTATAGGAAATTAAAATTAGTGCGGACTAATTTAATTTTAAGCACGGCGAAATTGGAGAAAACTGGTTTTAAAACAAGGCACATAAATGAGGTTCTAAAAGAATGCGTAGAGCAATGCATAAGTTGTTAG